A genomic window from Paramormyrops kingsleyae isolate MSU_618 chromosome 23, PKINGS_0.4, whole genome shotgun sequence includes:
- the LOC111860667 gene encoding induced myeloid leukemia cell differentiation protein Mcl-1-like, producing MNLINRTTATGLLCPGIKNGVKQNGFYSFVSASLPVAPLKAKSEEELDSLDEGERFHGAPKTERRDCEHHLRASGNEDGSLPSTPDSPTDYEKMLTFPNRGLSQETHELIGTFLRTYSGLPASASRHKAYPVLRRVAETVIGKHLIAYNGMIKRLELDKRGDDTSFITKVAEEIFSDKVTNWGRIASLIAFGGVVCKYLKDHGQTNCVDDVASRISCYLLEHQRDWLNRNNGWEGFTDFFYMEDPESTVRNALVAFAGVASLGAGLALLMR from the exons ATGAATCTGATCAATCGTACCACTGCCACCGGCTTGCTCTGCCCTGGCATTAAAAATGGCGTGAAGCAGAACGGCTTCTACAGCTTTGTATCGGCGTCTCTGCCCGTAGCCCCGCTCAAAGCGAAAAGCGAAGAGGAGCTGGACAGTCTGGATGAAGGCGAACGTTTTCATGGAGCGCCGAAAACAGAGAGGCGTGATTGCGAACACCACTTACGGGCGTCGGGCAACGAAGACGGGTCTTTGCCGTCCACGCCGGATTCGCCGACGGACTACGAGAAAATGCTGACGTTTCCCAACAGGGGGCTCAGCCAGGAGACTCATGAGCTTATCGGGACCTTCTTACGGACTTACAGCGGCCTCCCGGCCTCAGCCAGCCGACACAAAGCGTACCCTGTCCTCAGACGAGTGGCGGAGACTGTCATAGGAAAGCACTTGATCGCGTACAATG GCATGATTAAAAGACTAGAACTGGATAAGCGTGGGGACGACACAAGTTTCATCACGAAGGTGGCTGAGGAAATCTTCAGTGACAAGGTCACCAACTGGGGTCGCATCGCCAGCCTGATAGCGTTTGGGGGTGTCGTGTGCAAGTACCTGAAAGATCACGGACAGACCAACTGCGTGGATGATGTGGCAAGCCGGATCAGCTGCTACCTGCTGGAACACCAGAGGGACTGGCTAAACCGTAACAATGGCTGG GAGGGATTTACAGACTTCTTCTATATGGAAGACCCAGAGTCCACTGTGCGTAATGCACTTGTGGCATTTGCAGGAGTTGCAAGCCTGGGGGCTGGACTTGCTCTGTTGATGAGGTGA